From Channa argus isolate prfri chromosome 18, Channa argus male v1.0, whole genome shotgun sequence, the proteins below share one genomic window:
- the LOC137103918 gene encoding tripartite motif-containing protein 16-like — protein sequence MSLFPPVQIYSLKMGVSNMWEVSELMTFRSELKLVSEEVKVRQSLLLRGEMAQKGVQLDRETFSCSICLDLLKDPVTIPCGHSYCMKCIKRFWDEEDGKKLHSCPQCRQTFTPRPVLVKNTMLAVLVEELKKTGLQAAPADHCYAGPEDVSCDVCTGRKLKALKSCLVCLASYCENHLQPHYESPTFQKHKLVDPCKKLQENICSRHDEVMKIFCRTDQQCICYLCSMDEHRGHDTVSAAAERTERQRELEGSRQKVQQRIQDREKDVKLLQQEVEAISLSADKAVEDSEKIFTELIRLMDKRRSDVKQQIRSQQETEVSRVKELQEKLEQEITELKRKDASLEQLSLTEDHIQFVHSYPSLSALSEPTDSSSINIRPLRYFEDVTAAVSELRDQLQDVLRETWTNVSLRLTEVHVSLPPAKPKTRAEFLKYSCEISLDPNTAHTLMLLSEGNRKVTLMSEEQSYSPHPDRFTTYYQVLSRESLTGRCYWEVEWTGREVDVAVAYKNISRTGNWKESEFGCNNKSWALYCSQNKLLFCLLLLLFIVYYHNTIQTPVSGPQSSRVGLYLDHRAGILSFYSVSETMTLLHRVQTTFTQPLHAGLGLCWSPGDTAELCKLK from the coding sequence ATGTCCTTGTTCCCTCCCGTTCAGATCTACAGTTTGAAGATGGGTGTATCCAACATGTGGGAAGTGTCAGAGCTGATGACGTTTAGATCAGAGCTCAAACTAGTTTCAGAGGAAGTGAAAGTCAGACAGTCGTTGCTGCTGAGAGGTGAAATGGCTCAGAAAGGAGTTCAGCTGGACCGAGAAACCTTCTCTTGTTCCATCTGTCTGGATCTACTGAAGGATCCGGTGactattccctgtggacacagctACTGCATGAAGTGTATTAAAAGGTTCTGGGATGAAGAGGATGGTAAGAAACTCCACAGCTGccctcagtgtagacagaccttcacacCGAGACCTGTCCTggtgaaaaacaccatgttagcagttttagtggaggagctgaagaagactggactccaagctgctcctgctgatcactgctatgctggaccTGAAGATGTGTCCTGTGATGTCTGCactgggagaaaactgaaagctcTCAAGTCCTGTCTGGTGTGTCTGGCTTCTTACTGTGAGAATCACCTCCAGCCTCATTATGAATCGCCAACTTTTCAAAAGCACAAGCTGGTGGACCCCTGCAAGAAGCTgcaggagaacatctgctctcgtcatgatgaggtgatgaagattTTCTGCCGCactgatcagcagtgtatctgttatctctgctccaTGGATGAACATAGAGGccacgacacagtctcagctgcagcagagaggactgagaggcagagagagctcgAGGGGAGTCGACAAAAAgtccagcagagaatccaggacagagagaaagacgtGAAGCtgcttcaacaggaggtggaggccaTCAGTCTCTCTGCTGATAAAgcagtggaggacagtgagaagatcttcactgagctgatccgtCTCATGGACAAAAGAAGGTctgatgtgaagcagcagatcagatcccagcaggaaactgaagtgagtcgagtcaaagagcttcaggagaagctggagcaggagatcactgagctgaagaggaaagacgCTTcactggagcagctctcactcACAGAGGATCACATCCAGTTTGTCCACAGCTACCCCTCACTGTCAGCACTCAGTGAACCTACTGACTCATCCAGcatcaacatccgtcctctgagatactttgaggatgtgacagcagctgtgtcagagctcagagatcaaCTACAGGACGTCCTGAGAGAGACATGGACAAACGTCTCACTGAGACTGACTGAAGTCCATGTTTCACTGCCACCAGCAAAACCCAAAACCAGAGCTGagttcttaaaatattcatgtgaaatctcactggatccaaacacagcacacacactgatgttattgtctgaaggaaacagaaaagtaacattGATGAGTGAAGAACAGTCTTATTCtcctcatccagacagattcaCTACATATTATCaggtcctgagcagagagagtctgactggacgttgttactgggaggtggagtggacagGGAGAGAAGTTGATGTAGCAGTTGCATATAAGAATATCAGCAGAACAGGGAACTggaaggaaagtgaatttggaTGCAATAACAAATCTTGGGCATTATATTGTTcgcaaaacaaattattattttgtttattgttgttgttgtttattgtttattatcaCAACACCATCCAAACTCCcgtctcaggtcctcagtcctccagagTAGGactgtacctggatcacagagcaggtattctgtccttctacagcgtctctgaaaccatgactctcctccacagagtccagaccacattcactcagcctctacatgctggacttGGACTTTGTTGGTCTCCTGGAGACACTGCTGAGTTGTGTAAACTCAAATAG
- the npy8ar gene encoding neuropeptide Y receptor Y8a translates to MSNDSGLPTVWEASEWEDTPQCPPSVGGATLLIVAYSAVIAIGLLGNAGLVFIIARQQELRNVTNILIANLSCSDILMCVVCLPVTVIYTLMDRWVLGEALCKVTPFVQCTSVTVSIFSLVLIALERHQLILHPTGWSPAAGHSYLAVGLTWLVACFISLPFLSFNILTNDPFQNISLPANPFRDHLICMELWPSDKHRLAYTTSLLLFQYCLPLLLVLLCYLRIFLRLRRRRDMLERSRRTRGAQKINVMLLAIVIAFALCWLPLNVFNTLFDWHHQALPDCQHDAVFSACHLTAMASTCINPVVYGFLNSNFQRELKSTLLRCQCNSRAAESYESFPLSTVGSEGMTKATSLNRTGSVCVSSPRAEISSAIPTKTIPAHT, encoded by the exons ATGTCCAATGACAGCGGCCTCCCCACTGTGTGGGAGGCCTCCGAGTGGGAAGACACGCCTCAGTGCCCGCCGTCAGTAGGCGGGGCGACCCTATTAATCGTGGCGTACAGCGCCGTCATAGCGATCGGGCTGCTAGGCAATGCAGGCCTGGTGTTTATCATCGCCCGGCAACAGGAGTTGCGCAATGTTACCAACATTCTGATTGCCAACCTGTCGTGCTCTGACATCCtgatgtgtgtggtgtgtcTCCCAGTTACCGTCATATACACACTGATGGACCGCTGGGTGCTGGGAGAGGCCCTGTGTAAG GTGACTCCCTTTGTTCAGTGCACGTCAGTGACAGTTTCCATCTTCTCCCTGGTGCTGATCGCTCTGGAGCGTCACCAGCTGATCCTCCATCCGACCGGCTGGTCCCCCGCCGCTGGCCACTCCTACCTGGCTGTTGGGCTGACGTGGCTGGTCGCCTGCTTCATCTCTCTGCCTTTCCTGTCTTTCAACATTCTCACCAACGACCCCTTCCAGAACATCAGCCTGCCCGCCAACCCCTTCAG GGACCATTTGATCTGTATGGAGCTGTGGCCGTCAGACAAGCACCGTCTCGCCTACACCACCTCGCTGCTGCTCTTCCAGTACTGCCTGCCACTTCTGCTGGTGCTGCTCTGCTACCTCAGGATCTTCCTGCGCCTGAGACGACGCAG GGACATGCTGGAACGCAGCAGGAGAACTAGAGGAGCCCAGAAGATTAACGTCATGCTGTTAGCTATTGTCATAGCCTTCGCTCTGTGCTGGCTGCCGCTGAATGTCTTCAATACATTATTTGACTGGCACCACCAGGCCCTGCCTGACTGCCAGCACGATGCCGTCTTCTCAGCCTGCCACCTCACCGCGATGGCCTCCACCTGCATTAACCCCGTGGTGTACGGCTTCCTCAACAGCAACTTCCAGAGGGAGCTGAAGTCGACTCTGCTACGCTGCCAGTGCAACAGCCGGGCGGCCGAGAGCTACGAGAGCTTCCCCCTCTCCACCGTGGGCAGCGAGGGCATGACGAAAGCCACGTCCCTCAACAGGACAGGATCGGTGTGCGTTTCGTCCCCCAGAGCTGAGATCAGCTCAGCCATACCAACAAAAACCATACCAGCTCACACTTAG